The Vitis vinifera cultivar Pinot Noir 40024 chromosome 7, ASM3070453v1 genomic interval AACTTCTCTTCTGGGTTCTtaagatcttttcttttcttttcgtGTAAGATTAATTTGAGATGTAGGTGGTTATTATTATTGGCAATGAAACCAGGTATTCAGACTAGAAGTAGTATATATTTGTGGTTATCATTAGACTAAAAAATAGAGGGAGAGTAGCATAATAAAAAATGGGCCAGagactaattttaaaaaaggtgATAACATCAAGCAGAATGGCTTTGTTTTGATTGAGATACTAGAGAGAGAGCAAATTGAGGAAAGAACAAGTTTCTATGCAGCAGTAGATTCAAAGAACTTGAAGGGAGAACTTCGTTcatctttattatataaatcaaCAGACTATTTAATGGTGGTGTTCTAGATGAAACTCTTTCAGTGTGAGCTACTTCATAGGCTAATTATTGTGCACAAAATATGAAACCTTCTCAAAGGCGTTTTGCCCTTTAAGTGAgttaaaatattgtaaataatGTCTGATTGTATTTCAGGTAAAACCAGAATACTTGCAGAAGCATATATAACTAGCAAGCTGAGATTCTAAATTAGATTAAATAGCTCTAtgtgaaatattaaaatataattttccaGTTAAAAACCTCCTCTTCATCCTAATTTATGTATCTTACTCAGATTTATGTccaaaatttgtaatatttaatcaattaaagatgaaataaaataactatTCATATATACCTAGCCTCGGCTGTAAAGATGGGTTGCTTATAATCTTCCTCTCTCATGATGTTGGCAAGTTCTGTTCCTGTCTAACATTCATGGGGTTGTTGCACAGCCAATGGAGTGAGGTGAAATAAAATTACCCTGTTTGGTTGAGCAGTCTCTTTGACTTGGGCAGTAGAAATGGGGCCTAACTATTGAAGAGGGATAGAGTTAAAGCTTTAGGAGAGCTATACaaatttgtttctttatatGAAAAAGAGGTATAAAATTAAAAGCTTTACAAGAGCTATGCAAAAtgcatttgtttcttttattgaCCGGAAAAGTAATGGAGTATACATTCTCATATGCTGGGCATTATTCTTTAGCATCTCCTAGGTGGTAACTTGTAGCTTTAGTTTAGATGCTTTGTTCACATAATGAAGTGTCTAGGCTAATGATATCTGGAGTATTTGTTACTTGCCAGAGTGGTGGGTTGCTGCATGGGAAAGGTAGCCTCTTGACTATTATTTTCTAACTCCTTTTTTTGTTGATAAGAATTTTGTGCCACTCTTTTCGCTTTTTACAGGACGCGAACCACTCCCATATTTCTTGCCAGTTTATGTGAATCTAGTAAATTATTGTTCAATATTTTAATTCTGCCAGTTTTATATGTGAATGTAGTTCTGAACTTCCATCTGTAAACAGGTTACCTGGGCTGGCTTTGACAGGCTAGAGCTCAGTCCATCTGCCTTCAAACGTGTTCTCTTACTGGGTTATCAGAATGGTTTCCAAGTCCTTGATGTTGACGATGCCTCTAATGTCAGCGAACTGGTTTCCAAGCGTGATGGTCCAGTTACATTCCTACAGATGCAGCCCATCCCATTAGAATCTGATGGTCATGAAGGTTTCAGGACATCACATCCCTTACTGTTGGTTGTTGCAGGAGATGAAAGCAACTGCTTAAACCCAGGTCAAAATCACAGCCATTTCGGTGGGTTAGGCAGAGATGGTAGTAGTGATTCCCAATCAGGGAATTGCATATCCTCCCCTACAGCCGTTCGGTTTTATTCCCTTAGGTCTAACTGTTATGTGCATGTTCTGAGATTTCGATCAGCTGTCTGTATGGTTAGATGCAGTCCTCGAATAGTAGCCGTGGGTCTTGCAACACAAGTAAGTACTTAGCTTATCTGAGACATTTATTAGATTTGGACAAAGGATACTCCGAATATCATAGATGGTAACATTCATAGAAGCGGCATGAGAAAACATATGCCCATCAAAAAAGAAAGAGCATAAGAAGGGAAACAGTATGTGGAGTTTGGAATTCCAGTTTTATTGGTTGATCTGATGGATCAGGCCGAAGATAgtttaaattattgatattgttCTGTTAATATTTCTCTTGTTCCTCAGAAGCCTAATAATGTTATGGATGAGACCTATTTGTAATCGGTTTCAGTTTTTGGAGTCTGATATGGTAAGTAGAACTGAACAACTAGTTTATAACTATGTTTGCAGGGAACACCTATTACCATTTTAATCTGTTAAGTATGTGCTGTCTAGGATATGGAGTTTTAGTACTTTTTCATCTTACTTAGCTTACTGGTTTTGCAAGGAAGTTTACGGCTGTCTAATCTCTCAATGCCTTATACAGATATACTGCTTTGATGCTCTCACTCTTGGGAACAAATTCAGTGTTCTCACTTATCCTGTCCCTCAATTGGGTGGTCAAGGAACACTTGGAGTTAATGTCGGTTATGGTCCAATGTCTGTGGGTCCAAGGTGGTTAGCTTATGCTTCCAATAATCCGCTGTTGTCTAACAGGGGCCGCTTAAACCCACAAAACCTTACTCCTTCTCCAGGTGTTAGTCCATCAACATCACCAGGCAGCAGTAGTTTGGTTGCTCGATATGCAATGGAATCTAGCAAACAGTTGGCTGCCGGGATAATCAACCTCGGGGACATGGGTTACAAAACTTTGTCCAAGTATTATCAAGACCTGCTCCCTGATGGTTCAAATTCTCCTGGCTGGAAAGTTGGTGGACTTGCAGCAGCGGAGACAGATAATGCAGGGATGGTTAGTTCCATTTACAATTTGTAAAGTATAAGTACTTGAATTATGGCATCTAACTCTCTTGTGAATctaataacaatttcctaaatagGCATAGCAATGGAATTCAATTAATATCCTCAGAAGTCCAGGCTCcatttgttttttagaaaaagttgATCAGGGAAATGGAATGAAAATATGGATGCACTGTtggtagttttttattttatttggaattACTGGAAAAGGCCCTTTCTATTACTTTCAGATGCCACTTTGTATGAATTAGGCTGAATGCATCAATACCATTATCTATAGCATGCGATTTTTTTGTCATGTAGCTATTGTTTTCCATTGGAACAACTAGAACCTTACTGTTtcattcaaatttataaaagcTTGAACCCTTACAAGTAAACATATCGAGTCTTTATTAGATGATTATGAAAGTTTCTAGATAATATTGTTTCATGCTTTAGTTGATTAGGCCCAATAATTTTTGCTTAATGTGAGAAGTCAGGTTTTTTGGTTAAAATGGTTGTTTGCAGGTTGTTATTAAGGATTTTGTTTCCCGAGCTGTTATATCCCAATTCAGAGCTCATACCAGCCCTATATCTGCACTATGTTTTGACCCAAGTGGGACTCTTCTGGTTACTGCCTCAGTCCATGGCAATAACATAAATATCTTCCGGATTATGCCATCTTGCACATGCAGTGGATCAGGCTGTCAAAGCTATGACTGGAGCTCTTCTCATGTGCATCTTTACAAGCTGCATCGTGGAATGACAACCGCTGTTAGTATACATCTAGTTCTcagttttttattgttttctatgCTCCCTCCATCTCAAATAATCCATGTTCATGGATTTCTTCCTTTTGTTTGCATGATTTGACAGATTATTCAGGATATTAGCTTTAGTCACTATAGTCAGTGGATCTCtattgtttcatccaaagggaCTTGCCATGTTTTTGTTATATCCCCTTTCGGTGGTGATGCTGGCTTTCAAACTTCCAATTCTCATGGTGAAGAGCCCTCCCTGTTTCCGGTTCTATCTCTACCATGGTGGTTTTCTTCATCATGCATCATAAACCAGCAATCTTTTCCAGCCCCACCACCACCCCACACCCTTTCTGTGGTTAGTCGGATAAAAAATTGTAACGCTGGGTGGCTGAATACAGTCAGCATTGCAGCTGCTTCTGCAACAGGAAAGGTTTTGGTGCCATCTGGTGCTGTTGCTGCTGTATTTCACAATTCCTTATCTCAAAGTCCCCAGCATGTTCACACACGGGTAAACTCCTTGGAGCATCTCTTGGTTTACACTCCATCAGGTCATGTAATTCAACATGAACTTTTTCCATCAATGGGAGCAGAACTTAGTGATGGTGGTACAAGAACTCTGTCAGGTTCATTCAGGCAAATACAAGATGAGGAGTTAAGAGTGAGAGTTGAACCTATTCAATGGTGGGACGTATGCAGAAGGTCAGAGTGGCCAGAGAGGGAGGAATGTGTTTCTGAAAGACAAAAATATGCAAAGATTATTGTGGATAAATCAGATAGTGAGGATTCCTATAGAACAGATTTACTGGAGATCAAGTCTGATTCAGTGAAGCCCCTCGAGAGAT includes:
- the LOC100245938 gene encoding autophagy-related protein 18g, with the protein product MKKGKARNNGLLPNSLRIISSCLKTVSTNASSVASTVRSAGVSVAASISAASEDHKDEVTWAGFDRLELSPSAFKRVLLLGYQNGFQVLDVDDASNVSELVSKRDGPVTFLQMQPIPLESDGHEGFRTSHPLLLVVAGDESNCLNPGQNHSHFGGLGRDGSSDSQSGNCISSPTAVRFYSLRSNCYVHVLRFRSAVCMVRCSPRIVAVGLATQIYCFDALTLGNKFSVLTYPVPQLGGQGTLGVNVGYGPMSVGPRWLAYASNNPLLSNRGRLNPQNLTPSPGVSPSTSPGSSSLVARYAMESSKQLAAGIINLGDMGYKTLSKYYQDLLPDGSNSPGWKVGGLAAAETDNAGMVVIKDFVSRAVISQFRAHTSPISALCFDPSGTLLVTASVHGNNINIFRIMPSCTCSGSGCQSYDWSSSHVHLYKLHRGMTTAIIQDISFSHYSQWISIVSSKGTCHVFVISPFGGDAGFQTSNSHGEEPSLFPVLSLPWWFSSSCIINQQSFPAPPPPHTLSVVSRIKNCNAGWLNTVSIAAASATGKVLVPSGAVAAVFHNSLSQSPQHVHTRVNSLEHLLVYTPSGHVIQHELFPSMGAELSDGGTRTLSGSFRQIQDEELRVRVEPIQWWDVCRRSEWPEREECVSERQKYAKIIVDKSDSEDSYRTDLLEIKSDSVKPLERSHWYLSNAEVQISSGRIPIWHKSKICFYMMDPPRVKNHVGGEFEIEKLPVHEVEIRRKDLLPVFDHFHSIKSGWNDRSLAGVSYPNAPSLESHQAKDRVTEETVICHSKPASLSSTESSDGGSSRRIENLLDLDQMSGEKSYIRTCQIPNEFYQERRENAINEPSLIQKSSTTVSSSSERSKKIDSSVDNCITNAMPSESNLPSVGRTADKGACSLNTRETSDVTMRIAMDIPKDGSTPSNVLNPIDFAQFLKEGYHKTLELGGCRELAEVVTDDVNSSGSHCERENPEEDDEENNEMLGGIFAFSEEG